The Centroberyx gerrardi isolate f3 chromosome 19, fCenGer3.hap1.cur.20231027, whole genome shotgun sequence genome has a segment encoding these proteins:
- the LOC139908347 gene encoding uncharacterized protein LOC139908347, which yields MEMDQDFSLSGKAAVTEANLRDDTFWKLVADFLGPQTGEGLELDKAPSKNRLLIQVGLMKEDNNIPWRSVMEWLQKIFPEHQSADFRCLIETGIATTLSLGSDARLTFLESDANFNFVGPICDSIGVERAHLLEMRDFSEQAMSIEVTNGLILELTNFVAREKIDPVILVTWLRNFNPEFCKDGDIRKANKFLRPKIKKLKLYYRSYETRSHRRNTVRENLLQSPFELVPNKVDVRRLAKKRLKKDPWLNYRKVTIKEECDSYEIMQDEERPFLHLESDEKMMKVKEENFTSSDGSDQDLDKSNCEDETPDDKGEALTLLDIAMLSVQKLTSVYGGKTDASKQVSMDLLKNQYALTCKEHPAMMQFEEKIESLTPNTSLVSPLAFLHYNAHFLVDIHDAIEQQIMSFEREITQSTGEKLGRDRNPKFKKFVNFSESATSRYIHMVCDVLSPRAPAKENYRKHWVAFCEEKKNPSKLAVNLSNRFNNYFEAAAGLIHHHKEIALFFSDLLLLNNDDCPNVILESVTADAADDVIQNLVCVLAIIYCKILGPYWQLLKSVGEYSLFSQYVLCLYQKLLEWSKDPSTLLEPELIVNAFLQTPLQEKTFDRVFHYCGQWHTDRDLIRACLKKMVKVVAAVTEENLRDFLPGGKYGQSPPADVCLQITSCTFSVLMGEYPFGHAYPYKTERPDKASKHSSKNDSSGSSQEDDRLSDSAEDTFEESPRWPASKNALVGRKGDRSHQSKKAYQKEKMGGNTWRHDPNETDHVPENMDRQYIMATVSKNGGPCKTRQDVDKLLLRFDGKPRAVKWEALRCEILYQKMVLDNNDPNLDELGSANSVMAAKLKLALPRVKPGYCFVLAPKLTKPSKHLLAQQTTEAQTGQSGSSSA from the exons ATGGAGATGGACCAAGACTTCTCTCTTTCTGGGAAGGCAGCTGTAACAGAGGCTAATCTGA GAGATGACACCTTCTGGAAGCTTGTTGCAGACTTCCTTGGTCCTCAAACAGGGGAAGGATTGGAGCTTGATAAGGCACCCAGCAAAAACAGACTTTTGATTCAAGTAGGACTTATGAAAGAGGACAACAATATTCCTTGGAGAAGTGTCATGGAATGGCTTCAGAAGATTTTCCCAGAGCATCAGTCGGCTGACTTTCGTTGTTTGATTGAAACAGgcattgcaacaacattgagtCTGGGAAGTGATGCAAGGCTGACCTTCCTGGAATCAGACGCAAACTTTAATTTTGTTGGCCCAATATGCGATAGCATTGGAGTTGAACGAGCACATCTTTTGGAGATGAGAGATTTTTCAGAGCAAGCAATGTCTATCGAAGTCACAAATGGATTGATCCTTGAGTTGACTAACTTTGTCGCCAGGGAAAAAATTGACCCAGTGATTTTAGTTACTTGGCTTAGAAATTTCAATCCTGAGTTTTGTAAAGATGGGGATATTCGCAAAGCAAATAAATTCCTTAGGCCTAAGATAAAAAAGCTGAAACTGTATTATCGCAGTTATGAAACGAGAAGTCATAGGAGGAATACAGTAAGGGAAAATCTACTTCAAAGTCCATTTGAACTGGTGCCGAACAAAGTTGATGTACGTCGATTAGCGAAGAAACGCCTGAAAAAAGACCCGTGGCTAAATTATCGAAAGGTGACAATAAAGGAGGAATGTGACAGTTATGAAATTATGCAAGATGAAGAGAGGCCCTTCCTTCACCTTGAATCAGATGAAAAAATGATGAAGGTGAAAGAGGAAAATTTCACGTCAAGTGATGGAAGTGATCAAGATTTGGATAAATCCAATTGTGAAGATGAAACCCCAGATGACAAAGGAGAAGCCTTAACCCTGCTGGACATTGCTATGCTTTCTGTCCAAAAGCTGACAAGTGTGTATGGTGGGAAAACGGATGCGTCCAAGCAAGTTTCCATGGATCTTCTCAAAAATCAATATGCTCTAACATGCAAAGAGCATCCAgccatgatgcagtttgaggaAAAAATTGAATCGCTTACTCCAAACACTTCACTGGTTTCTCCTTTGGCTTTTTTACACTACAATGCCCATTTCCTTGTTGACATACATGATGCAATTGAGCAGCAGATTATGAGCTTTGAAAGAGAGATCACGCAGTCCACTGGAGAAAAACTGGGCCGTGATAGGAATCCAAAATTCAAGAAGTTTGTGAATTTCTCAGAAAGTGCTACTTCACGTTACATCCACATGGTTTGTGATGTCTTAAGCCCTCGTGCCCCTGCTAAGGAAAACTACAGAAAGCATTGGGTGGCTTTctgtgaagaaaagaaaaatccctcaaaacttgcggtTAATCTGTCGAACCGATTCAACAACTACTTTGAAGCTGCAGCGGGCCTTATTCACCATCACAAAGAGATcgccctcttcttctctgatcTGCTGTTACTGAACAACGATGACTGCCCCAATGTCATTCTGGAGAGTGtcactgctgatgctgctgacgATGTAATCCAGAACCTTGTATGTGTTCTGGCCATCATATACTGCAAAATCCTCGGTCCTTACTGGCAGCTTCTGAAAAGTGTCGGGGAATACTCGCTCTTCAGCCAGTACGTACTCTGTCTCTACCAAAAGCTCCTTGAGTGGTCCAAAGATCCTTCAACACTCCTGGAGCCAGAGTTGATTGTGAATGCATTTCTGCAGACCCCATTgcaagagaaaacctttgacagGGTTTTCCATTATTGTGGTCAATGGCACACAGACAGGGACCTGATCAGAGCCTGTTTGAAGAAGATGGTAAAGGTGGTTGCTGCTGTTACTGAGGAAAACCTGAGGGATTTCCTGCCAGGAGGAAAATATGGCCAAAGTCCACCAGCAGATGTGTGCTTGCAAATCACAAGCTGCACATTCTCTGTCTTGATGGGAGAATATCCGTTCGGTCATGCGTACCCATACAAGACGGAAAGACCCGACAAGGCCTCCAAACACTCCTCAAAAAATGACTCCTCGGGTAGCTCTCAGGAAGACGATCGCCTGTCTGATTCAGCTGAAGACACTTTCGAGGAATCTCCCCGTTGGCCAGCAAGTAAGAACGCCCTCGTCGGCCGAAAAGGTGACCGATCCCATCAGTCCAAAAAAGCAtaccaaaaagaaaagatggGGGGAAATACTTGGAGACACGATCCAAATGAAACCGACCATGTACCGGAGAACATGGACAGACAGTACATAATGGCTACAGTGAGCAAAAATGGAGGACCTTGCAAGACGCGGCAGGACGTCGACAAACTGCTTTTGCGATTCGACGGAAAACCCAGAGCTGTCAAATGGGAAGCACTTCGCTGTGAGATCTtataccagaaaatggttcttgaCAACAATGACCCAAACTTGGATGAGTTAGGCAGCGCCAACTCAGTAATGGCTGCTAAACTGAAACTTGCACTTCCCCGGGTTAAACCTGGGTACTGTTTTGTCTTGGCCCCTAAACTGACAAAGCCTAGTAAGCATCTTCTTGCGCAACAGACAACAGAGGCTCAAACTGGTCAGAGTGGAAGCAGCAGCGCGTGA
- the fbxl6 gene encoding F-box/LRR-repeat protein 6, translating to MDSEAGVQGPGEGSADTTPGTSGASSQGKVGPSTKKAPLKRKSNVSTGAKAKKRKKAKVNRPARLSYTVQEGEDMLLVISNTSQYDNLAWRPKKKGTRKKKLTKGKAKANQTKKKKTVAAKPKVANNPPIKKVADAVLHQPERGTDHRWGHSLPEEVLVNIFQMVVFQDGAVPFLCRMARVCQLWNAAASSPGLWRRVSVGFCWIEPGKTQLPKTEMKIKDTVNWLAQNRFSQLRDFSLCHWKKNVDYAVEVVSQSCPHLRSLTLSYCSGVTEKTFQSLGGNSWSLESVNVQYSEFQAEGLVAFLESSGSQIRQILFTHGPKNDRLLAAISRGCCPDLELLEINTKLDSGYCQLPICIQGLQSGCPKLKTFRMLNVIPMHKVMRNGPDSTSGFPLLEELCMATTSVSFMTDKDLRDILFGSTKLRVLDLRGCSRITPSGLATLPCVELECLFWGQYFNSKVALSSPKKGLHMLTEKWSGTLQQLDITNHLFTEEDLEIAMSYLAQATNADSLRSLNLSGTKITPPALRLVIGQSTALSYLNLSSCRYLPRGLKRVYRGQEDIRQLLDKLE from the exons ATGGATTCTGAAGCTGGAGTTCAAGGCCCCGGGGAAGGAAGTGCAGACACCACACCTGGCACGTCGGGGGCATcaagtcaaggaaaagtggggCCGAGCACAAAGAAGGCACCTTTGAAGAGGAAGTCCAATGTTTCCACAGGTGCAAAGGCGAAGAAGCGAAAGAAGGCCAAAGTCAACCGGCCCGCCAGGCTCAGCTACACTGTCCAAGAAGGGGAAGATATGCTTCTGGTCATATCCAACACTAGTCAGTATGATAACTTAGCCTGGCGTCCAAAGAAGAAGGGAACCAGAAAAAAGAAGCTCACTAAGGGAAAAGCTAAAGCCAATCAGACTAAGAAGAAAAAGACAGTCGCCGCCAAGCCTAAAGTGGCAAATAATCCACCAATCAAGAAAGTAGCGGACGCCGTTCTGCATCAGCCAGAGCGAGGCACGGACCACAGATGGGGTCACAGTCTTCCTGAAGAGGTGCTGGTCAATATTTTTCAGATGGTGGTCTTCCAAGATGGCGCAGTACCATTTCTATGcag GATGGCGAGAGTTTGTCAGCTGTGGAACGCTGCGGCCTCCAGTCCTGGTCTGTGGCGCAGAGTGTCTGTAGGTTTCTGCTGGATTGAGCCGGGGAAGACCCAGCTGCCTAAAACAGAGATGAAGATAAAGGACACTGTTAACTGGCTGGCACAGAATAG ATTCTCCCAACTAAGagacttctctctctgtcactggaAAAAGAACGTAGACTATGCTGTAGAA GTTGTGTCCCAGTCCTGCCCTCATCTCCGCTCCCTCACGCTCTCATACTGCTCAGGCGTGACAGAGAAAACCTTCCAGAGCCTCGGTGGAAACAGCTGGTCTCTGGAGAGCGTAAATGTGCAGTATTCAGAG TTTCAGGCTGAAGGTCTTGTGGCCTTCCTGGAATCTTCTGGCAGCCAAATAAGACAAATTTTGTTCACTCATGGACCCAAGAACGACAGACTTCTAGCTGCTATCTCT AGAGGATGCTGCCCGGATTTAGAATTGTTGGAGATCAACACAAAGCTTGACAGTGGATATTGCCAACTTCCCATCTGCATCCAGGGTCTGCAGAGTGGATGTCCTAAACTCAAG ACATTCCGGATGCTGAACGTCATTCCTATGCATAAGGTAATGCGTAATGGACCAGATTCCACGTCAGGCTTCCCGTTACTGGAGGAGCTGTGCATGGCCACAACATCTGTTTCCTTCATGACCGACAAAGACCTGAGAGACATTCTGTTTGGCTCCACCAAGCTCCGGGTGCTGGATCTGCGAGGCTGTTCTCGAATCACACCGTCTGGTCTTGCAACTTTACCCTGTGTCG AGCTTGAATGTCTGTTCTGGGGCCAGTATTTCAACAGCAAAGTTGCATTATCATCACCAAAGAAGGGACTTCACATGCTGACCGAAAAATGGAGTGGAACCTTGCAACAGCTTGACATCACAAATCATCTCTTCACGGAGGAGGACTTGGAGATAGCAATGAGTTACCTTGCTCAGGCAACAAATGCAGATTCCCTGCGTTCACTCAACCTCAGTGGAACCAAGATCACGCCACCTGCTCTCAG GTTAGTTATTGGCCAATCGACCGCTCTTAGCTACCTCAACTTGTCATCCTGCCGTTATCTGCCAAGAGGACTGAAGAGAGTTTACCGTGGCCAAGAAGACATTCGGCAGCTGCTGGACAAATTAGAATAG